One Streptomyces sp. ML-6 genomic region harbors:
- a CDS encoding sigma-70 family RNA polymerase sigma factor produces MATRAVARRSSGTGGTNRASSVRAAGGEIADRDLVGMYLDEIARTPLLDAAKEVELSQAVEAGVYARQILDGEVDSEAGGATREELEALVAEGERAKDIFIRSNLRLVVAVARRYPRAGLPLLDLIQEGNAGLVRAVEKFDYAKGFKFSTYATWWIRQAITRSIADQSRTIRLPVHLVEELGRIRRVQREFNREHGREPEHTEIAAELDSTPERVSDVLDWARDPVSLNMSVDDEGETQFGDLLEDTSAVSPEQSVLTLLRSEELEDLIGKLDNRTASIIRMRYGIEDGRERTLTEVGKQHGLTRERIRQIEKHALLELKRMAHDTGFDAAA; encoded by the coding sequence ATGGCAACCCGTGCCGTCGCCCGTCGTTCGTCCGGCACCGGTGGGACCAACCGGGCGAGCAGTGTTCGCGCCGCGGGCGGAGAGATCGCCGATCGCGACCTGGTCGGCATGTACCTGGACGAGATCGCGCGTACGCCGCTGCTCGACGCCGCGAAGGAGGTCGAGCTGTCGCAGGCCGTCGAGGCGGGCGTCTACGCCCGGCAGATCCTCGACGGCGAGGTGGACAGCGAAGCCGGTGGAGCCACGCGCGAGGAGCTGGAGGCGCTGGTCGCCGAGGGCGAGCGCGCCAAGGACATATTCATCCGATCCAACCTCAGGCTCGTCGTTGCCGTCGCCCGCCGCTACCCGCGGGCCGGGCTCCCCCTGCTCGACCTGATCCAGGAGGGCAACGCCGGCCTGGTGCGCGCGGTCGAGAAGTTCGACTACGCCAAGGGCTTCAAGTTCTCCACGTACGCGACGTGGTGGATCCGTCAGGCCATCACCCGTTCCATAGCCGACCAGTCCCGCACGATCCGGCTCCCCGTCCACCTGGTGGAGGAGCTCGGCCGGATACGCCGGGTGCAGCGCGAGTTCAACCGTGAGCACGGACGCGAGCCGGAGCACACGGAGATAGCCGCTGAGCTGGACTCCACGCCGGAGCGCGTGAGCGACGTCCTGGACTGGGCCCGCGACCCGGTCAGCCTCAACATGTCCGTGGACGACGAGGGCGAGACGCAGTTCGGTGACCTGCTGGAGGACACCTCCGCGGTGTCGCCCGAGCAGTCGGTGCTGACGCTGCTGCGCAGCGAGGAGCTGGAGGACCTGATCGGCAAGCTCGACAACCGCACCGCGTCGATCATCCGCATGCGGTACGGCATCGAGGACGGCCGCGAGCGGACCCTCACCGAGGTGGGCAAGCAGCACGGGCTGACCCGGGAGCGGATCCGCCAGATCGAGAAGCACGCGCTGCTCGAATTGAAGCGAATGGCTCACGACACGGGTTTTGACGCTGCGGCGTGA
- a CDS encoding YafY family protein — MTDTPARLLNLLSLLQTPREWPGSELAERLEVSPRTIRRDIDRLRDLGYPVEATRGSVGGYRLVAGTAMPPLLLDDEEAVAIAVGLRAGAGHAIEGVDEASVRALAKLEQVLPSRLRHRVSTLQNATMPLTRGDGSTIDPRTLTVMASAVTGRERLRFAYRAGDGTETKREVEPYRLVSTGWRWYLVAYDLGRSDWRTFRVDRVSEPFATGARFAPRELPTGDAAEFLADSIARGRPELEVDVSFAAPAEFVSARLPAAIGPLEPTDGNSCRLRATLADSMEWLALRLALVDCEFTVHEPPQLVDYLDELGARLSRAAAR; from the coding sequence ATGACCGACACCCCGGCACGACTGCTGAACCTGTTGTCGCTTCTCCAGACGCCCCGCGAGTGGCCGGGCAGCGAACTCGCCGAACGGCTCGAAGTCAGCCCGCGCACCATCCGCCGCGACATCGACCGGCTCCGGGACCTCGGGTACCCGGTCGAGGCCACGCGCGGATCGGTCGGCGGCTACCGGCTGGTCGCGGGCACCGCCATGCCGCCGCTGCTCCTCGACGACGAGGAGGCGGTGGCCATCGCAGTGGGGCTGCGGGCGGGCGCCGGGCATGCCATCGAGGGGGTGGACGAGGCGTCCGTACGGGCCCTGGCCAAGCTGGAGCAGGTGCTGCCGTCCCGGCTGCGGCACCGGGTCTCCACCCTGCAGAACGCGACGATGCCGCTGACCCGCGGCGACGGTTCGACCATCGACCCCCGGACGCTGACCGTGATGGCGTCGGCGGTCACCGGCCGGGAGCGGCTGCGGTTCGCGTACCGGGCGGGCGACGGCACCGAAACGAAGCGGGAGGTCGAGCCGTACCGGCTGGTGAGCACGGGATGGCGCTGGTACCTCGTCGCGTACGACCTGGGGCGTTCGGACTGGCGCACGTTCCGGGTCGACCGGGTGAGCGAACCGTTCGCGACCGGGGCCCGGTTCGCGCCGCGCGAGCTGCCCACGGGGGACGCGGCGGAGTTCCTCGCCGATTCCATCGCCCGGGGCCGACCGGAACTGGAGGTCGACGTGAGCTTCGCGGCACCGGCGGAATTCGTGTCCGCGCGGCTGCCGGCCGCGATCGGCCCGCTGGAGCCGACCGACGGGAACAGCTGCCGACTGCGGGCCACGCTGGCGGACTCGATGGAGTGGCTGGCGCTCCGACTGGCGCTGGTGGACTGCGAGTTCACCGTGCACGAGCCGCCGCAACTGGTGGACTACCTGGACGAGCTGGGCGCCCGCCTGAGCCGCGCGGCAGCCCGATGA
- a CDS encoding MFS transporter gives MTSSTSLPSAASGPVGPSAPSDRRRWFALAIVMTAAFMDLVDVTIVNIAIPSIREDTGASFSSIQWITAGYALAFAAGLITGGRLGDIYGRKKVFLIGIGGFTVASALCGFAASPEMLVASRLLQGGTAALMVPQVLSIVHATFPAHERGKVFGLFGAIVGLGAVSGPLLGALLTEWNIAGLEWRPIFLINLPVGIAGLILGRKFITESKAPKALRLDLIGVALVTLGMLMLIYPLTRGRELGWPLWGYASMAGSLLVFLALVVFERAKARKDGSPLVELSLFQVKSFAAGIAVQLTFGIGLGIFFLVWTLYMQMGLGWSELRAGVTGVPFSVAVSFAAGISVQKLVPRFGRKVLQTGALLMIAGLLIYIWESDRYGMDITSWQMVLPLVVMGGGMGLIVAPLTDAVLSEVPKEHSGSASGLINTVQQMGNALGLGLVSVVFFGAIGDGLKPQQVGPAFGEAFRDSLWWVAGVLAVIFLVMFALPARPRQHMEGGDGADAATDTADVTEAAGAAADTAADGPGLSKEPALTP, from the coding sequence ATGACTTCCTCCACATCTCTGCCGTCCGCGGCATCCGGGCCCGTGGGGCCCTCGGCACCGTCGGACCGGCGACGCTGGTTCGCGCTCGCCATCGTGATGACCGCGGCCTTCATGGACCTGGTCGACGTCACGATCGTCAACATCGCCATCCCGAGCATCCGGGAGGACACCGGCGCCTCGTTCAGCTCGATCCAGTGGATCACCGCCGGGTACGCCCTGGCCTTCGCGGCCGGGCTGATCACCGGCGGCCGGCTGGGCGACATATACGGCCGCAAGAAGGTCTTCCTCATCGGGATCGGCGGCTTCACCGTGGCCTCCGCCCTCTGCGGCTTCGCGGCGAGCCCGGAAATGCTGGTCGCCTCCCGCCTCCTTCAGGGCGGCACCGCCGCACTGATGGTCCCGCAGGTGCTGTCGATCGTGCACGCCACGTTCCCGGCGCACGAGCGGGGCAAGGTCTTCGGGCTCTTCGGCGCGATCGTCGGGCTCGGCGCCGTCTCGGGACCGCTGCTGGGGGCGCTGCTCACCGAGTGGAACATCGCCGGCCTCGAATGGCGGCCGATCTTCCTGATCAACCTGCCGGTCGGCATCGCGGGCCTGATCCTGGGCCGGAAGTTCATCACGGAGTCCAAGGCCCCGAAGGCGCTCCGGCTCGACCTGATCGGCGTCGCCCTGGTGACCCTGGGCATGCTGATGCTGATCTACCCGCTGACCCGTGGACGCGAGCTGGGCTGGCCGCTGTGGGGGTACGCGTCGATGGCCGGCAGCCTGCTGGTGTTCCTGGCGCTCGTGGTGTTCGAGCGGGCGAAGGCGCGGAAGGACGGTTCGCCGCTGGTCGAGCTGTCGCTGTTCCAGGTCAAGAGCTTCGCCGCGGGCATCGCCGTGCAGCTGACCTTCGGCATCGGGCTCGGCATCTTCTTCCTGGTCTGGACGCTCTACATGCAGATGGGGCTCGGCTGGAGCGAGCTGCGGGCCGGTGTGACCGGTGTGCCGTTCTCGGTCGCCGTGTCGTTCGCCGCCGGGATCTCCGTACAGAAGCTGGTGCCCCGCTTCGGCCGGAAGGTGCTCCAGACGGGCGCGCTGCTGATGATCGCCGGGCTGCTGATCTACATCTGGGAGTCCGACCGGTACGGCATGGACATCACGTCCTGGCAGATGGTGCTGCCGCTGGTCGTCATGGGGGGCGGCATGGGGCTGATCGTGGCGCCGCTGACGGACGCGGTGCTGTCCGAGGTGCCGAAGGAGCACTCCGGTTCGGCGTCCGGGCTGATCAACACCGTGCAGCAGATGGGCAACGCGCTCGGACTCGGGCTGGTCTCGGTCGTCTTCTTCGGCGCGATCGGGGACGGGTTGAAGCCGCAGCAGGTGGGACCGGCGTTCGGGGAGGCGTTCCGGGACTCGCTGTGGTGGGTGGCCGGGGTGCTCGCGGTGATCTTCCTCGTGATGTTCGCGCTGCCCGCACGGCCGCGACAGCACATGGAGGGCGGCGACGGCGCGGACGCCGCGACGGACACGGCGGACGTGACGGAGGCGGCGGGGGCCGCGGCGGACACGGCGGCGGATGGTCCGGGGCTCTCCAAGGAGCCCGCGCTGACGCCCTGA
- a CDS encoding P1 family peptidase, with product MRSPGAPADAIGPLDALTDVAGLRVGHAQVAGEGALSGTTVVLAPEGGAVAAVDVRGGGPGTRETDALDPRNLVQRVDAVVLTGGSAYGLDAASGVMAWLEERGRGVRVGPDPSQVVPVVPAACVFDLGRGGDWRARPDASTGRAAVEDAAGTEPGAPVAQGNVGAGTGALAGRLKGGVGTASVRLPSGITVGVLAVVNAAGSVLDPRTGVLYGEYGAAEPPAYPAPEVHRAAQRRLTGTQDPEAGPPLNTTLAVVATDADLTRAQAQKLAGTAHDGLARAVRPVHLLTDGDTVFALATGARRLDPQNPIALNELLVAGADALTRAIVKAVRAARTVNGGPGGGSHLSYSDLYRAHVRPSEPTEPQGSQDPQAPPEPRNSPESQNPPERPEHDHPIPDSPTG from the coding sequence ATGAGGTCCCCCGGGGCGCCGGCCGACGCCATCGGTCCCCTCGACGCCCTGACCGATGTCGCGGGGCTGCGCGTCGGCCACGCGCAGGTGGCGGGCGAGGGGGCGCTGAGCGGCACCACGGTCGTCCTCGCCCCCGAGGGCGGCGCGGTCGCGGCCGTGGACGTACGCGGCGGCGGCCCCGGCACCCGGGAGACGGACGCGCTCGATCCGCGCAACCTGGTGCAGCGCGTCGATGCCGTCGTCCTGACGGGCGGCAGCGCGTACGGCCTGGACGCGGCGTCCGGCGTGATGGCCTGGCTGGAGGAGCGGGGGCGCGGGGTGCGGGTCGGCCCCGACCCGTCGCAGGTGGTGCCGGTGGTCCCGGCCGCCTGCGTCTTCGACCTGGGGCGGGGCGGCGACTGGCGGGCCCGCCCGGACGCCTCGACGGGCCGCGCGGCGGTGGAGGACGCGGCGGGCACGGAGCCGGGGGCGCCGGTCGCCCAGGGGAACGTCGGCGCGGGGACGGGCGCGCTCGCCGGGCGGCTCAAGGGGGGCGTGGGCACGGCGAGCGTGCGGCTGCCGTCCGGCATCACGGTGGGCGTCCTGGCCGTGGTGAACGCGGCGGGTTCGGTGCTCGATCCGCGTACCGGGGTGCTGTACGGGGAGTACGGCGCGGCCGAACCACCGGCGTACCCGGCACCCGAGGTCCACCGCGCGGCGCAACGGCGCCTCACCGGCACCCAGGACCCGGAAGCGGGGCCTCCGCTCAACACCACGCTCGCCGTGGTCGCCACGGACGCCGACCTCACCCGGGCCCAGGCCCAGAAGCTCGCGGGCACGGCGCACGACGGGCTGGCGCGCGCCGTCCGTCCCGTGCACCTGCTCACCGACGGGGACACGGTCTTCGCCCTGGCCACCGGCGCCCGGCGGCTGGACCCGCAGAACCCGATCGCGCTCAACGAACTGCTGGTGGCAGGCGCGGACGCGCTCACCCGCGCCATCGTGAAGGCCGTCCGCGCGGCCCGGACCGTCAACGGCGGCCCCGGCGGGGGAAGTCACCTCTCGTACAGCGACCTCTACCGCGCACACGTACGCCCCTCGGAACCAACAGAACCACAGGGCTCGCAAGACCCCCAGGCCCCACCGGAACCACGGAACTCGCCGGAATCACAGAATCCGCCGGAGCGGCCGGAACATGATCATCCGATTCCCGACTCGCCCACGGGGTAG
- a CDS encoding DUF6227 family protein: MSDPYETTEQHLDRLMRRALNSFDLPDSTVERLGTALAHSSSLHSSHHSSVLHREIHRHAYLLSDGTALTLWELMHSGPRGAAGLHPGPAPYELGHHELYDDEADVRLAAARLSGSFGEAPMFGDEGSPTDLEVLTFLMTAPPAPLPRTYAPDNSADHARRVLRRAENSDMPGEETARLLRAAFAHHITQVFGRQYRVDGRNAGFTLYEHAFLLLDGSETSLWEVEHTATPDGRHMCEVYGDEAAARGAMENRTRIG, encoded by the coding sequence TTGAGCGATCCGTACGAGACAACCGAGCAGCATCTCGACCGACTCATGCGACGGGCACTCAACTCTTTCGACCTGCCCGACAGCACGGTCGAGAGACTCGGTACCGCGCTCGCCCACAGCAGTTCCCTGCACTCCTCGCACCACAGTTCCGTCCTGCACCGTGAGATTCACCGGCATGCGTATCTGCTGTCCGACGGCACCGCCCTCACTCTGTGGGAGCTGATGCACAGCGGTCCGCGGGGCGCGGCGGGCCTCCACCCCGGGCCCGCGCCGTACGAGCTGGGCCACCACGAGCTGTACGACGACGAGGCCGACGTCCGACTCGCCGCCGCCCGGCTGTCCGGCAGCTTCGGCGAGGCCCCGATGTTCGGGGACGAGGGCTCACCGACCGACTTGGAGGTGCTCACGTTCCTGATGACGGCTCCCCCGGCCCCGTTGCCCCGCACATACGCCCCGGACAACTCCGCCGACCACGCCCGCCGTGTCCTGCGCCGCGCGGAGAACAGCGACATGCCGGGCGAGGAGACCGCCAGGCTGCTGCGCGCCGCCTTCGCCCACCACATCACCCAGGTCTTCGGACGGCAGTACCGGGTCGACGGGCGAAACGCCGGCTTCACCCTGTACGAACACGCCTTCCTGCTGCTCGACGGCAGCGAGACGAGCCTGTGGGAGGTCGAGCACACGGCCACGCCCGACGGCCGCCACATGTGCGAGGTGTACGGCGACGAGGCCGCCGCGCGCGGGGCGATGGAGAACCGTACGCGCATCGGCTGA
- a CDS encoding molybdopterin oxidoreductase family protein produces the protein MPADRWRADQDGETLVPTHCCFCGVQCGMYLRVDRGGKVFGVEPRNHDINRMRLCPKGINAYQQVNHPDRLTAPLMRRSRDEDFREVSWDEALDFTVSEIRRIQQSHGNDAFGLLGGASLFSEKTYLVGKFARVALKSRHVDYNGRLCMVSAAGANKLAFGIDRAGNPFSDILLTDCLLIAGSNVGECFPVMTQYVWGARDRGAILIVVDPRETAIARTADIHVALRPGTDSAFFNSVLHVVVEEGLTDEAYLAAHATGWEEVKAKAAEYPPARAAEICGVPAEQIVQVARAFARAPKAMAWHARGIEHHSQGVENCLSVINLCTATGHLGRPGAGYGTLTGQGNGQGGREHGQKADLLPGGRSIMNEEHRRQICGIWGIEESELPPAGTSMMEMVWQMQRREIRGLIGICNNPFVSLPNYAVVKEGYDATEFHAQLDFFLSETAANAHVVLPVTTWAEDEGVMANAEARVVKHNKAQDPPPGVRTDTWVMCELARRLGAGDKFAFPDSRAVFDELRIASAGTVNDYYGITYERLEETGGIVWPCPSTDHPGTPRLFEDGRTYHPDGKIHLQVVEWHSPMDPYDDEHPMSLTTGRTVAHFLSGNQTRRLGALVEQTPRPWAEIHPSHGFRNGEPVRVVTRRGSEVFPALVTEAIRPDTVFVPYHWPVPTAANALTIDALDPRSKIPEYKVCACRIEHAEKIDEVPAPPVAPGHVAYPETQVSRTDPLPPTSPQGRGTSERG, from the coding sequence ATCCCGGCCGACCGGTGGCGCGCCGACCAGGACGGCGAGACGCTCGTCCCCACCCACTGCTGCTTCTGCGGGGTCCAGTGCGGGATGTATCTGCGCGTCGACCGCGGCGGCAAGGTCTTCGGGGTCGAACCCCGCAACCACGACATCAACCGGATGCGGCTGTGCCCCAAGGGCATCAATGCCTATCAGCAGGTCAACCACCCCGACCGGCTCACCGCCCCACTGATGCGCCGCTCCCGCGACGAGGACTTCCGCGAGGTCTCCTGGGACGAGGCGCTCGACTTCACGGTCTCCGAGATCAGGCGCATCCAGCAGAGCCACGGCAACGACGCCTTCGGGCTCCTGGGCGGCGCCAGCCTCTTCTCCGAGAAGACCTATCTGGTCGGCAAGTTCGCCCGGGTCGCCCTCAAGTCCCGGCACGTCGACTACAACGGCCGGCTCTGCATGGTCAGCGCGGCGGGCGCCAACAAGCTCGCCTTCGGCATCGACCGGGCCGGCAACCCCTTCTCCGACATCCTGCTCACCGACTGCCTGCTGATCGCGGGCTCCAACGTCGGCGAGTGCTTCCCCGTGATGACCCAGTACGTGTGGGGGGCCCGGGACCGCGGCGCGATCCTGATCGTCGTCGACCCGAGGGAGACCGCGATCGCCCGCACGGCCGACATCCACGTCGCCCTCAGGCCCGGCACCGACTCGGCCTTCTTCAACTCCGTGCTCCACGTGGTCGTCGAGGAGGGGCTGACCGACGAGGCGTATCTCGCCGCCCACGCCACCGGCTGGGAGGAGGTGAAGGCCAAGGCCGCCGAGTACCCGCCCGCCAGGGCCGCCGAGATCTGCGGTGTGCCCGCCGAGCAGATCGTCCAGGTCGCCCGCGCCTTCGCACGTGCCCCGAAGGCCATGGCCTGGCACGCCCGGGGCATCGAGCACCACTCGCAGGGCGTCGAGAACTGCCTCAGCGTGATCAACCTCTGCACCGCCACCGGCCACCTCGGCAGGCCCGGCGCCGGCTACGGCACCCTCACGGGCCAGGGCAACGGGCAGGGCGGCCGCGAACACGGCCAGAAGGCCGACCTCCTCCCCGGCGGCCGTTCGATCATGAACGAGGAACACCGCAGACAGATCTGCGGGATCTGGGGCATCGAGGAGTCCGAACTCCCGCCCGCCGGCACCTCGATGATGGAAATGGTCTGGCAGATGCAGCGCCGCGAGATCCGCGGCCTGATCGGCATCTGCAACAACCCCTTCGTCTCGCTCCCCAACTACGCGGTGGTCAAGGAGGGGTACGACGCCACGGAGTTCCACGCCCAACTCGACTTCTTCCTCTCCGAGACCGCCGCCAACGCGCATGTCGTCCTCCCCGTCACCACCTGGGCCGAGGACGAAGGGGTGATGGCCAACGCCGAGGCCCGGGTGGTCAAGCACAACAAGGCCCAGGACCCGCCCCCCGGCGTGCGGACCGACACCTGGGTGATGTGCGAACTCGCCAGACGTCTCGGCGCGGGCGACAAGTTCGCCTTCCCCGACTCCCGCGCGGTCTTCGACGAACTGCGGATCGCCTCCGCCGGCACCGTCAACGACTACTACGGCATCACCTACGAACGGCTGGAGGAGACCGGCGGGATCGTCTGGCCCTGCCCCTCCACCGACCACCCCGGAACACCCCGGCTCTTCGAGGACGGCCGGACCTACCACCCCGACGGCAAGATCCATCTGCAGGTCGTCGAGTGGCACTCGCCGATGGACCCGTACGACGACGAGCACCCCATGTCGCTCACCACCGGGCGGACCGTCGCCCACTTCCTCTCCGGCAACCAGACCCGCCGTCTGGGCGCCCTCGTCGAACAGACCCCGCGTCCCTGGGCGGAGATCCACCCCTCCCACGGCTTCCGCAACGGCGAACCGGTCCGCGTCGTCACCCGGCGCGGCAGCGAGGTCTTCCCCGCCCTGGTCACCGAGGCGATCCGCCCCGACACCGTCTTCGTCCCGTACCACTGGCCCGTCCCCACCGCGGCCAACGCCCTCACCATCGACGCCCTCGACCCCCGCTCCAAGATTCCCGAGTACAAGGTGTGCGCCTGCCGCATCGAGCACGCCGAGAAGATCGACGAGGTCCCCGCGCCCCCTGTCGCGCCCGGCCACGTCGCCTACCCGGAGACCCAGGTCTCCCGCACCGACCCGCTGCCGCCCACCTCCCCCCAGGGCCGCGGCACCTCGGAGAGGGGCTGA
- a CDS encoding low temperature requirement protein A encodes MPVMTARSRTEKHRASTPLELFFDLCFVVAVAQAGGRLVHAVAEGHALTGIGGYAAVFFAIWWAWVNFSWFASAYDTDDPLYRVVTLVQITGVLVLAAGVPRAFDANDWTVVVIGYVVMRLALTSQWLRAAYCTRDSERRVALRYAVGIMVVQVGWIAMLALPDDASLGVRVGVFVVLVLAETAVPLIAERDRSTSWHPHHIGERYGLFTIIVLGETIAAATVAVQEALDEHDALGELLPIAAGGLLIVFSAWWIYFAVPIHAYLRGSREAFVWGYGHYLIFGSAAAIGAGIEVTVEEAVGKAHVPTEVAAAAVTVPSALFMLTVWALHARHFKRDLAEQLPLPVAALAILACTFVGSWAVFVAGLVAAATVAASVLLSRRPEVAG; translated from the coding sequence ATGCCTGTAATGACGGCTCGCAGCCGCACCGAGAAGCACCGCGCGTCGACCCCGCTGGAACTCTTCTTCGACCTGTGCTTCGTCGTCGCCGTGGCCCAGGCGGGCGGGCGCCTGGTCCACGCCGTCGCCGAGGGCCACGCCCTCACCGGGATCGGCGGCTACGCGGCTGTTTTCTTCGCCATCTGGTGGGCCTGGGTCAACTTCAGCTGGTTCGCCTCGGCCTACGACACCGACGACCCGCTGTACCGGGTCGTCACGCTCGTCCAGATCACCGGTGTGCTCGTCCTCGCCGCCGGGGTGCCGCGCGCCTTCGACGCGAACGACTGGACGGTCGTCGTCATCGGCTACGTGGTGATGCGGCTCGCGCTGACCAGCCAGTGGCTGCGCGCCGCGTACTGCACCCGGGACTCGGAGCGACGCGTGGCGCTGCGGTACGCCGTCGGGATCATGGTGGTGCAGGTGGGCTGGATCGCCATGCTGGCGCTGCCCGACGACGCCTCGCTCGGGGTCCGTGTCGGTGTCTTCGTCGTACTGGTGCTCGCGGAGACGGCCGTTCCGCTGATCGCCGAGCGCGACCGTTCGACGAGCTGGCACCCCCACCACATCGGTGAGCGGTACGGCCTGTTCACGATCATCGTGCTGGGCGAGACGATCGCGGCGGCCACGGTCGCGGTCCAGGAGGCCCTGGACGAGCACGACGCGCTCGGCGAGCTGCTGCCGATCGCCGCGGGCGGGCTGCTGATCGTCTTCTCCGCCTGGTGGATCTACTTCGCCGTGCCGATCCATGCCTATCTGCGCGGCAGCAGGGAAGCGTTCGTCTGGGGATACGGGCACTACCTGATCTTCGGTTCCGCGGCCGCCATCGGTGCGGGCATCGAGGTCACGGTGGAGGAGGCCGTGGGCAAGGCCCATGTCCCGACCGAGGTGGCCGCCGCCGCGGTGACCGTGCCCTCCGCACTCTTCATGCTGACGGTGTGGGCACTGCACGCGCGCCATTTCAAGCGCGACCTCGCGGAGCAACTGCCCCTTCCCGTGGCCGCGCTGGCCATCCTGGCCTGTACGTTCGTCGGATCCTGGGCGGTCTTCGTGGCCGGCCTGGTGGCGGCGGCGACCGTGGCCGCGAGCGTGCTGCTCTCACGGCGGCCCGAAGTGGCCGGGTGA
- a CDS encoding MFS transporter, producing the protein MTEPPEASAAAERPAPGAPTGPAGALGARTDPAGARSVTARATAAGVAVSVLLILAIVFGSRLLENFDSALLPYAVATVFLAFGVAHRYTVWVSAPGARRLFKQGWRSFFSVANFRKAPTALPRMIATYLGFQKFLGARSHARWAAHQLIFWGCVLAALITFPLTWGWFTFTSGTGSGPGYEMRVWGFKIIGFDSLNILGWLMFHGLDIAAVLVIPGASYFLWRRMKDRGAITGQRFAYDLVPLIALIVISVTGLLLTFSSIFLHGGGYEFLAILHMVSVVFTLIYIPFGKFFHIVQRPAAVGMQLFKYTARQDQEVFGCRRCEEPIDTGPYVENLRGTMRDLGLGFDEWAEYCPRCKRVLRGSAYLTQVKKGYQ; encoded by the coding sequence GTGACCGAGCCACCAGAAGCCTCCGCCGCAGCCGAACGGCCCGCCCCCGGCGCACCCACCGGCCCCGCCGGAGCCCTCGGTGCACGCACCGACCCTGCCGGGGCCCGCTCCGTCACTGCGCGCGCGACCGCGGCCGGTGTCGCCGTCTCCGTCCTGCTGATCCTCGCGATCGTGTTCGGGAGCCGGCTGCTGGAGAACTTCGACTCCGCGCTCCTCCCGTATGCCGTCGCCACCGTCTTCCTCGCCTTCGGCGTCGCCCACCGCTACACGGTCTGGGTCTCCGCGCCCGGTGCCCGGCGCCTGTTCAAGCAGGGGTGGCGGAGCTTCTTCTCCGTGGCCAACTTCCGCAAGGCGCCCACCGCCCTGCCCCGGATGATCGCCACCTACCTGGGCTTCCAGAAGTTCCTCGGGGCCCGCTCCCACGCCCGCTGGGCCGCCCATCAGCTGATCTTCTGGGGCTGCGTCCTCGCGGCGCTGATCACCTTCCCGCTGACCTGGGGCTGGTTCACCTTCACCTCCGGCACCGGTTCGGGCCCCGGCTACGAGATGCGTGTCTGGGGCTTCAAGATCATCGGATTCGACTCCCTGAACATCCTGGGCTGGCTGATGTTCCACGGCCTGGACATCGCCGCCGTGCTCGTCATCCCCGGCGCCTCGTACTTCCTGTGGCGGCGCATGAAGGACCGCGGCGCCATCACCGGCCAGCGCTTCGCCTACGACCTGGTCCCGCTGATCGCCCTCATCGTCATCTCCGTGACCGGTCTGCTGCTCACCTTCTCGTCGATCTTCCTGCACGGCGGCGGATACGAGTTCCTGGCGATCCTCCACATGGTGTCGGTGGTCTTCACCCTCATCTACATCCCGTTCGGGAAGTTCTTCCACATCGTCCAGCGCCCGGCCGCGGTCGGCATGCAGCTGTTCAAGTACACCGCCCGGCAGGACCAGGAGGTCTTCGGCTGCCGCCGGTGCGAGGAGCCCATCGACACCGGCCCGTACGTCGAGAACCTCCGCGGCACCATGCGCGACCTCGGCCTCGGCTTCGACGAGTGGGCCGAATACTGCCCGCGCTGCAAGCGGGTGCTGCGCGGCAGCGCCTATCTGACCCAGGTGAAGAAGGGCTACCAGTGA